A single Candidatus Margulisiibacteriota bacterium DNA region contains:
- a CDS encoding ORF6N domain-containing protein, translated as MEELIPDERIENKIYLIRGQKVMLDSDLANLYGVKTKNLNKAVNRNSG; from the coding sequence GTGGAAGAATTAATTCCTGACGAAAGAATAGAAAACAAAATTTACCTTATCAGGGGACAAAAAGTAATGCTTGACTCTGATTTAGCAAACCTTTATGGGGTTAAAACTAAGAATTTAAATAAAGCGGTTAATAGGAATTCTGGCC